A segment of the Campylobacter vulpis genome:
ACTTGTTAAAGGATAGAAGAAATTCAAAGTTTAATACACGACTTTAGCTTCACATCATTGACTTTATTTTTCAATATGAAACTAAAGATTAAACACTTTCCGTCTTTATATAAATCATCAAAAATTTATATAGCTCTTTTATCATTAAACTTTAACAAGGAAGTGATGCGTTTTAGAATTAACACAATCAGTTGATTATGTTTAAAACCTGATTTAGTTTAATAAGAAGGAAGTTAGCCTTATCTACTTAGCTTAATTTTACATTAGGCTTGGCGGGGTAGGCCTTTAGTTTGCTTCTTAGTCAAGGCTTTGCCTTGACGCTAAAGAAGGTTGAAAAAAGGTAAGCTACTAAGAGCGAATGGTGGATGCCTTGACTGGTAGAGGCGATGAAGGACGTACTAGACTGCGATAAGCTAGGTGGAGCTGTCAAGAAGCTTTGATGCCTAGATTTCCGAATGGGGCAACCCAATGTATAGAGATATACATTACCATAATGGAGCGAACGAGGGGAATTGAAACATCTTAGTACCCTCAGGAAAAGAAATCAAAAGAGATTGCGTCAGTAGCGGCGAGCGAAAGCGTAAGAGGGCAAACCCAGTGCTTGCACTGGGGGTTGTAGGACTGCAATGTGCAAGAGGAAAGGTTAGCAGAACACTCTGGAAAGTGTAGCCATAGAGGGTGATAGTCCCGTATGCAAAAACCTAACCTTAGCTAGCAGTATCCTGAGTAGGGCGGGACACGAGAAATCCTGTCTGAAGCTGGGTAGACCACTATCCAACCCTAAATACTCCTACCAGATCGATAGCGAACAAGTACCGTGAGGGAAAGGTGAAAAGAACGGCGGTGAGCCGAGTGAAATAGAACCTGAAACCATTTGCTTACAATCATTCAGAGCCCTATGGAGCAATCCAGGGTGATGGACTGCCTTTTGCATAATGAGCCTGCGAGTTGTGGTGTCTGGCAAGGTTAAGCTAACGCGAAGCCGTAGCGAAAGCGAGTCTGAATAGGGCGCTAAGTCAGATGCTGCAGACCCGAAACGAAGTGATCTATCCATGAGCAGGTTGAAGCTAGTGTAAGAACTAGTGGAGGACCGAACCCGCTAGCGTTGAAAAGCTATGGGATGACTTGTGGATAGGGGTGAAAGGCCAATCAAACTTCGTGATAGCTGGTTCTCTCCGAAATATATTTAGGTATAGCGTTGTGTCGTAATATAAGGGGGTAGAGCACTGAATGGGCTAGGGCATACACCAATGTACCAAACCCTATCAAACTCCGAATACCTTATATGTAATCACAGCAGTCAGGCGGCGAGTGATAAAATCCGTCGTCAAGAGGGAAACAACCCAGACTAACAGCTAAGGTCCCCAAATCTTACTTAAGTGGAAAACGATGTGAAGTTACTTAAACAACCAGGAGGTTGGCTTAGAAGCAGCCATCCTTTAAAGAAAGCGTAATAGCTCACTGGTCTAGTGATTTTGCGCGGAAAATATAACGGGGCTAAAGTAAGTACCGAAGCTTTAGACTTGCACACAACTTAGATTATTTAAGTTTAGAATATAGAAACTAAGTTATATTTTTACTGATTTATATAGAGTAAGAATAGAAATAAACTTAGTGAATTTAGTCAAAATATTCTTAGATTAAAAGTTAAGTCATTTAAGTTGTGTGCAAGTGGTAGGAGAGCGTTCTATTTGCGTCGAAGGTATACCGACAAGGAGTGCTGGAGCGAATAGAAGTGAGCATGCAGGCATGAGTAGCGATAATTAATGTGAGAATCATTAACGCCGTAAACCCAAGGTTTCCTACGCGATGCTCGTCATCGTAGGGTTAGTCGGGTCCTAAGCTGAGTCCGAAAGGGGTAAGCGATGGCAAATAGGTTAATATTCCTATACCAACATTAGTGTGCGATGGAAGGACGCTTAGGGCTAAGGGGGCTAGCGGATGGAAGTGCTAGTCTAAGGTCGTAGGTGCTTACACAGGCAAATCCGTGTAAGAATACACCGAGAACTGAAAGGCTTTTCAAAGTCTTCGGACAGCGAGAAGAACCCCTGATGCCGTCGAGCCAAGAAAAGTTTCTAAGTTTAGCTAATGTTGCCCGTACCGTAAACCGACACAGGTGGGTGGGATGAGTATTCTAAGGCGCGTGGAAGAACTCTCTTTAAGGAACTCTGCAAAATAGCACCGTATCTTCGGTATAAGGTGTGCCTCCCTTTGTATTAGGATTTACTCCGAAAGCAAAGAAGGTTACAACAAAGAGTCCCTCCCGACTGTTTACCAAAAACACAGCACTCTGCTAACTCGTAAGAGGATGTATAGGGTGTGACGCCTGCCCGGTGCTCGAAGGTTAATTGATGGGGTTAGCATTAGCGAAGCTCTTGATCGAAGCCCGAGTAAACGGCGGCCGTAACTATAACGGTCCTAAGGTAGCGAAATTCCTTGTCGGTTAAATACCGACCTGCATGAATGGCGTAACGAGATGGGAGCTGTCTCAAAGAGGGATCCAGTGAAATTGTAGTGGAGGTGAAAATTCCTCCTACCCGCGGCAAGACGGAAAGACCCCGTGGACCTTTACTACAGCTTGACACTGCTATTTGGATAAGAATGTGCAGGATAGGTGGGAGGCTTTGAGTATATGACGCCAGTTGTATATGAGCCATTGTTGAGATACCACTCTTTCTTATTTGGGTAGCTAACCAGCTTGAGTTATCCTCAAGTGGGACAATGTCTGGTGGGTAGTTTGACTGGGGCGGTCGCCTCCCAAATAATAACGGAGGCTTACAAAGGTTGGCTCATAGCGGTTGGAAATCGCTAGTAGAGTATAAAGGTATAAGCCAGCTTAACTGCAAGACATACAAGTCAAGCAGAGACGAAAGTCGGTCTTAGTGATCCGGTGGTTCTGTGTGGAAGGGCCATCGCTCAAAGGATAAAAGGTACCCCGGGGATAACAGGCTGATCTCCCCCAAGAGCTCACATCGACGGGGAGGTTTGGCACCTCGATGTCGGCTCATCGCATCCTGGGGCTGGAGCAGGTCCCAAGGGTATGGCTGTTCGCCATTTAAAGCGGTACGCGAGCTGGGTTCAGAACGTCGTGAGACAGTTCGGTCCCTATCTGCCGTGGGCGTAAGAAGATTGAAGAGATTTGACCCTAGTACGAGAGGACCGGGTTGAACAAACCACTGGTGTAGCTGTTGTTCTGCCAAGAGCATCGCAGCGTAGCTAAGTTTGGAAAGGATAAACGCTGAAAGCATCTAAGCGTGAAGCCAACTCTAAGATGAATCTTCTCTAAGCTCTCTAGAAGACTACTAGTTTGATAGGCTGGGTGTGTAATGGATGAAAGTCCTTTAGCTGACCAGTACTAATAGAGCGTTTGGCTTATCTTAAAATATTTGTTATTCTTTTTTGCTTATGTGTCGTTAGAGTTCGCTCACATATTATCAATATGCTACGCTCACTCTGCCTAGCCTAAGACAAAAAATAAAAAACAAATAAGCATCACTTCCTTGTTAAGGTTTAACCTTAATATAAGTGTAAAAAGTTTGATTAAAACTTGCTCTTAACATTGTTTTTTAAGTGTTTTTAGTTCTAAACTAAAGATGAGATTTCATTAAGCTTTATTAGCAAGATATGATTTGATATATTTCATAGCTAGGAATTTATCCTAAATTAAGCTTATCTTTGAAAGTTTAAATAAAATATCCATAAAACATTTAAATAACAATGTCCGTGATTATACAGATGTGGAAACGCCTTGCTCCATCCCGAACCAAGAAGCTAAGCACATCGTGGGTGATGATACTACGCCTTACTGGCAGGGGGAAAGTAGCTCATTGCGGACTTGTTAGTTTCTACAAACTTCCTTTCAAGCCAAGTTATACAATAAACAAATGCCGATATTTTAAGCACTTTTTGTTTGAATGCTCCTTAATTAGTTTTAATGAATTAAAATGACACAAAATTAAATTTTTTAGCACAGGTAAAATAATTTGCAAAATAAAACGACATTAAATGCCACATAACTCATTTGCTAATTTTTCTAAGTATCGATTTAAAATGATGAAAATTGATGAATTTGGAATTATTATTATCTTATATTTGACTACTTTGCATAATATAAATGAGCTATTAAAAAGCTCTTTTTTTAAGCCTATTATTTTTTATTATAATGTCTTCTTGCCGTTGAATTCTTTATGAAAGCCTTAATAAGAACTTAGTTTTTATTGCTTTAAGTTTTTTTAAACTCTCTTAAAAAACCTTATAAAGTCGTATTAAAAAATTTTTGTTTGATTTTTGAAATTTGATTGTTGAAAATTTAGTGTCAAAAAGTTGAAACTAAGTTTTTAATGTTTAATTGCTGTGAGGGTTTGGTATTCAAAGTTTTGGATAGGGTTTTTGTATTTTCAAAAAAAAGAGGGATAAAGATGCAAAATACCCTTAGATTTTACAGGTTTTAGAAGTCATTTAAGCTCATAAAATACCATATAAAAATAAATGTCAAATTTTGTATGTTTGAAATTTGATGTTTCATAATAAAAAATTCCTAAAGGTAACAAATTAATTTAATTTTTTATCAAAAAAATTGTTTTTTTAAATTTTTTATATTTATTTTTGTTAGAATCTTAAATGTAAATGTATAAATTTGAGAAGTAAATAATGAAAAAATTATTTTTTGTTATGTTGCTCGGTGTGTTGCTTTAGCAAATTCTGCTTATGATTTAAGTAAATCAAAATCAAGTTCCAGCATTTATGCGGAGCAGTGGTATATTTATTACAATAAATTAAGATACTGCGATAGATTGCTTTACTATCAAGCAAGCATGTGCCGTTTATCAGCTATGCAATATAAACCAAGATAGTAAAGGATAAATAATGAAAATCGCCCAAGATGTCCAAATTATCGGTTTAAATGATGGTTTTACCTATTCTAAAAGAGCGAGTATAAAGGCTAAAGATTTTCAAAGCTTAAAAGAAGAGCAACTTAAGCAAGAAGATTTTTTAAGCGTTTTAAATCATAGTGAGGGCATCAGAGTGATTTTCCAAGATGAGGAAAGCTCTAAATTTGTCAGCTTAAATCTCACAAAAAGTAATTTTGCAAGAATTATAAAACATTTTAATCAAAAAGATAATTATTTTTTACGAGAAGATGGAGCGATAAGGCTTAACGGAGAAGCGCAAAATTTCGTGGCTGGGTGGTTTAAAAATGCGGCTTATGATTTAAATTATCTCAAAGCCGATGCAGATAAAAATGGCTTGATACAAGGAAGAGAAAACGAAAATCTTTACCTTTATAATAGTGAAGTAATCTACACGCCAAATGTTTATAAAGGTGGTCCAAATGATGTTGTAAGACAACTTTACCTACAAGGTGGTGGGGGTAAAATTTTGGCAAATGATGATAAAGAAAGAAGCTTGGACGAGGCTTTAAATGCCTTTCTTGCCTTTGATAAAAATGCGGACAAAAAAATAAGCATTTTGGAGCTTGAAGGCTCAAAAGAAAGAGTTATCACTAAGGCTAAAATTATATTTGATAATCCAAGCTCCATAAGTAAAGAAATTTTAGAAAAATTAAAAAGAAAAAGCAAAGAGATAGAAAATGCAAGCGATGAGGCAGAGGAGAAAAATGACGCAACTCATATCAAAAATAAAGCGTTAGAGCAAGGACTAAGTGCCTTAAATATGAGTGAGCTTTTAAAGCTTAAAGAACAATACCCAGAGGAATACGAGCAGCTAAAACAAAAGGATTTAGACAATTTAAGCAAAGATTTAAATGAGGACTTAAAAGCACACTATGAAAGTCTAAAAATCATCGACCGGCTAACCTAGTCTTAACATAAACTATACAATAAATCAAATTCCAATTAATTTTATTTAAGTAAAATAACACATTTTTATGAGGAGAGTTGATGACTTGTTTATATCCGGGTAGCTTTGATCCTATCACAAATGGGCATTTAGATGTGATTAAAAGAGCACTTAAAATCTTTGACAAAGTGGTTGTTGCCATTGCTCAAAGTGAGCATAAAAACCCTTGCTTTAGTTTAGAAAAACGCAAAGATTTAGCCCTGCTTGCGACACAAAATTTACAAAATGTAGAGATTATTACCTTTACAAATTTGCTTGTGGATTTAGCTAAGGAGCTTGAGATAAAAACGGTTATTAGAGGACTTAGAGCGGTGAGCGATTTTGAATATGAGCTTCAAATAGGCTATGCAAATAATGCTTTATGGAGTGAATTTGAAACGGTTTATCTAATGCCAAATTTAAAAAATGCCTTCATTTCAAGCTCCATAGTTCGCTCCATAGCAGCACACGGAGGCGATGTCAGCTCTCTCGTGCCAAAAGAAATTTTACCCTTTTTAAAGGAGCAAACTTGTATGTAGTTTTAGAAGGAATTGATTGCGTAGGCAAAAGCACACAAATGGAGCTTTTAAAGCCCATTTATGAAGACGCTATTTTTACAAGTGAGCCGGGTGCGACCCAGCTAGGAGAGCATTTAAGAGAACTTTTGCTTAATAGACCCTACCCCATCTCATCAAAAGCAGAACTTTTGCTTTTTTTAGCAGATAGAAATCAACACTATGAAGAAATTTTAAGAGAAAACGAACAAAAGCTTATTATTAGCGACAGAAGCATTATTTCAGGTATGGCTTATGCGAAGAATTTTGACCTTGATATTCTATTTAGTCTAAATGACTTTGCTCTTAATGGTTTTTTCCCGCAAAAAGCCATTTTTCTAAGAGCTGATGAGAGCTTACTTAAAGAAAGAATGGGACAAAAGAATTTAGATGACATAGAAAAACGAGGAACCGCATACTTTATAAATGTGCAAGAAAAAATGGAAAAGGTTTTAAATTTCTTAAAATTTAAAATTGATCTTAAAATTTTAGAACTAGATGCGAAAGATAGTGTAGAGAATTTACACGAAAAGATAAAGGAATTCATTAATGATTAACGCTTTAAAAGGTATGAAAGATATAGAGGGCAAACAAGCTTTTTATTATACTAAAATCATAAAAATTTGTGAAGAAGTAGCACAAAATTACGGCTTTAGTTTTATTAATACTCCACATTTAGAGCTTAGTAAGCTTTTTAAGAGAAGTGTTGGAGAAAGCTCTGATATAGTCGGTAAAGAAATGTATGAATTTATCGATAAAGGCGGAAATGAAGTCTGTTTAAGACCTGAAGGCACAGCTTCGGCAGTGCGTTCTTACATTGAGCATAAGATGGATAAAAGTGGGAGTGTAAAGCGATGGTTTTATCACGGCTCAATGTTTCGCTATGAAAGACCGCAAAAGGGGCGTTTAAGGGAATTTCATCAATTTGGCGTAGAGAGTTTTGGCACGGCAAGTGTTTATGAAGATGCTTCGCTTATTTTAATGCTAATAGAGATTTTTAGGCGTTTAAAAATTAAATTTAGCCTAGTAATAAATTCTTTGGGTTGTCCTTTGTGCCTACCCTCTTACAAAAAAGACTTAGTAGAATTTTTGGAGCGACAGGAGGGCTTTTGTGAAGATTGTTTAAGGCGTAAAATACTTAATCCTATACGCATTTTAGATTGTAAAAATACACATTGTCAAAACTTACTTCAAAATGCACCCTTGCTTGGTCAAAAGCTTTGTCCTTCTTGTCAAAGAGACTTCACACTTTTACAAACTTGCTTAAGGGAAAATGGCGTGGAATTTACGCTTGATGATAGACTTGTGAGAGGGCTTGATTATTATTCTAAAAGTGCATTTGAATTTATAAGTGATGAAATAGGTGCTAAAGCGGCGATAGCTGGAGGCGGGAGATATGATAGATTGATTGAATATTTAGGCGGTAAAAGTGGCTATGGCGTGGGTTTTGCACTTGGCATTGAAAGATTGATTGTCATTTTGGAGCAAAAGGAAGAGGCACAGGAGCGGGAGGGAATTTATCTGTGTGCCTTAGATGAAACTTATGTGTCAAATTTACTTCAAATTTCTACAAAATTAAGAAAAAATCGAAAAGTTTTTTTATCTTATGAGGCAAAAAAACTCGCCAAACATCTTTCAAATGCTGATAGTATAAATGCTGAAATCTTTTTATGTATGGGTGAAAATGAGGCTAAAAATGAAAGCTTATTTTATAAAAATTTAAACACAAAAGAAGAAAAGCAGATTTTAATCTCAACTTTGGAGCAATATTTATGAATAGTTATGGCATAGACATTTGGGGAGATGAAAATTTTGTGATTAAAAATGGTAAGGTTTGTGTCAATTTTGGCAAAAAGCCCGCCATTATCGATATGGTTAAAGAATTGCGTGATGATGGATATAGAGGACCCTTACTACTTCGTTTTCCTCATCTCATACAAAAACAAATTGAAAATATTTATGGAAGTTTCACGAAAGCGCGTAAGGAATTTGATTATAAAGGCGGTTTTAATGCTGTTTATCCCCTAAAAGTTAATCAATATCCGGGCTTTGTGAAAAATCTCGTCAAACTTGGCAAGGATTATAATTACGGACTTGAAGCAGGATCAAAGGCAGAACTTTTACTCGCTATGGCTTATAACAATGAAAACTCTCCTATTACCGTCAATGGCTTTAAGGATAGAGAATTAATTAACATAGGCTTTATCGCCGCTGAAATGGGGCATAATATCACGCTTACCATAGAGGGACTTAATGAGCTTGAGGCTATCATTGACATCGCTAAAGAGCGTTTTAAGCCCAAGCCTAACATAGGACTTAGAGTGCGTTTGCACTCTGCTGGAGTGGGAATTTGGGCAAAAAGCGGAGGAATTCATTCTAAATTTGGACTGACCTCAACCGAGCTGATTGAAGCTGTAAATTTGCTAAAAGAAAATAAACTCATAGAGCAATTTACTATGATACATTTTCATCTAGGTTCGCAAATTAACGAAATTCACCCGCTTAAAAAAGCCCTAAATGAAGCAGGAAATATCTATACAGAGCTTAGAAAAATGGGGGCTAAAAATTTAAAAGCTATTAATTTAGGCGGGGGCTTGGCGGTGGAGTATTCGCAGTTTAAGGACGAAAAAAGTAGAAATTATACCTTAAGAGAATATGCTAATGATGTGGTTTTTATCCTTAAAAATATTGCTGAGCAAAAAAGTGATATTGAGCCTGATATTTTCATAGAAAGTGGGCGTTTTGTGGCAGCTTCGCATGCGGTTTTAATCGCTCCTGTTTTAGAGCTTTTTTCTCAAGAATATGCCGAAAGTAAGCTCATTTTAAAAAAACAAAATCCTAAACTCATCGATGAACTTTATGATCTTTATCAAAATATAAAGCCCTCCAACGCCCTTGAATACCTCCACGATAGCATTGATCATCTTGAAAGCATTTTGACTCTTTTTGATTTGGGTTATGTGGATTTAAAAGACCGCTCAAATGCTGAAATTCTAACTCAACTCATTAGTAAAAAGGCAATTTTATTGCTTAAAGATAAGCCAAGTGCGGATTTAATTGCTATACAAAATGAAGTGCAAGAGCGTTATTTGGTCAATTTTTCCCTTTTTCAAAGTATGCCTGATTTTTGGGGTTTAAAGCAAAATTTTCCCATTATACCTCTTGATAGACTTGATGAAAAACCTACTAGAAGTGCGAGTATTTGGGATATTACTTGCGATAGCGATGGTGAAATTTCGTATTCTAAGGATAATCCTTTACTTTTACACGATGTCGATGTGGAAAAAGAAAATTATTTTTTAGGCTTTTTTCTTATGGGAGCTTATCAAGAAGTGCTTGGTATGAGGCATAATCTTTTCACACATCCAACCGAAGCTAGCGTTTATATTGATGAAAATGGCTATGTTTTAAAAGACATCATCGAAGCACAATCTATACTTGATATTTTAGAGGATTTAGACTATGATATTCACGCAATTATGGATATTTTAAATGAGCGTATTTCTAAATCAAAACTTGTCAATGAAAAGCAAAAAAAGCACATTTTAGGCGAACTTTATCTTTTCTTAAATGATAATGGCTATCTTAAGAGTATAGGCGTTTAAGGATAAATTCTACAAACTCATCACTCTCATTTGGGCAAGTGATGAGTTTGTAATCCTTAGTGGCAATTTTTCTATATTCTATCTCTAACTCAAAAATCGTCTCTACACAATCGATACAAAAAGAAAGCGGATAAATCAAAGCCTCGTTTTTAAGCTTTGCTAACACCTCACTCGTGCTAGGACCTAGCCATTTAATGGGACCGAGTTTAGACTGGTAAGCAAGTAAAATTTCATCAAAATATGGATTTAACTTAGGCTTTAAAAGCTCGATATGTGCCTTAATATGCTCCTCATACAAATCGCCCCTTTTTATCACAGAAAGAGGTAGGGAATGTGCTGAAAAAATAAGACTTTTTTTATGTCCGGGCAAATAATTCTCGTTAGCTCTTAAAATGTGATTTATAAGCATTTCATTATAAAGCTCATTTTCATAAAAAAAATTGATTTCTTTAATTTTGGCTTGGATTTTTTGCTGTTTAATGGCTCGATGTAAGCTTTGAAGTGAAGTGGTAGTCGTGGTTTGTGAATGATGAGGATAAAGAGGGAAAAGGATTAATTCATCACTTTTTTTAAGCGTATATTTTCTTAAAACCTCTTTAGCAAAAGGGGGCACATAAAGATTGACAAAATCAAATTTGAAGTCTTTTTGTCTAGCATTTAGCTTTTCACAAAGTAAGGCGGTAAGGGCATTAAGAGGTGAGGAGCCGCCGATTTGCTTATAATTTTCCCTCATCGCTCCCACTCTTGCTTTAGTGATGCAAAAAGCAACAAAAGAGCGTAAAAAAGCATTTTTAATCCCTAAAATATAAGGGTCATTAAACATATTTTTTAAAAAAAGCTCACAATCTTTTAAATTACAAGCCCCACCCATATTTAAAAACAAAACAAGCTTCATACTACCCCTTTGAAAAAGCTTGATTATAGCTTAATTTTACTTAATTTTGCTATTATTTGACTTTTAGAAACTGCAAGAGGAAAAATCATGGATATAAGAGCTGAATTTTTAAATTTTTTCGCCTCAAAAGGACACGAAATCACACCTTCAAGCCCCTTAGTGCCTGATGATGCGAGCTTACTTTTTACCAATGCTGGTATGGTGCCTTTTAAAAGCATTTTCACAGGTGAAGTGCCACGCCCTAATCCTGCGCGTAAAACAAGCTGTCAAACCTGCATTAGAGCAGGTGGTAAGCATAATGATTTAGATAATGTCGGCTACACCGCACGCCATCATACCTTTTTTGAAATGCTTGGAAATTTTAGCTTTGGAGATTATTTTAAAAAAGAAGCCATTGCTTATGCTTGGGAATTTGTAACACAGGTTTTAAAACTCCCTAAAGAAAGACTTTATGTAACCGTTCATGAAAAAGATGACGAGGCTTACACGCTTTGGCAAGCACACATTGAAAAAGAACGCATTTATCAATTTGGCGACAAAGATAACTTCTGGCAAATGGGAGATACTGGACCTTGCGGACCGTGTAGCGAAATTTTTTACGATCAAGGTGAAGAGCATTTTCACTCAAATGAGGATTATATGGGAGGCGATGGAGACCGCTTTTTAGAAATTTGGAATTTGGTTTTTATGCAATATGAAAGAAGTAGCGATGGCACTTTAAGCCCTCTTCCTAAACCTAGCATTGACACAGGAATGGGACTTGAAAGAGTGGTGGCGATTAAAGAGGGGAAACTTAGTAATTTTGATAGCTCTTTATTTATGCCGCTTATCGACAAAATAGCCTCTCTTTGCGGCAGGGCTTATAAATATGAAAATGGGGCAAGTTATAGAGTGATAGCCGATCACATACGCTCAAGCACCTTTTTGCTCGCACAAGGCGTGGGCTTTGATAAGGAGGGTAGAGGCTATGTTTTACGCCGAATTTTACGCAGGGCTTTAAGACACGGTTATTTGCTGGGGCTTAAAGAGCCTTTTATGTATAAACTTGTCGATGTGCTTTGTGAATTAATGGGAGGACATTATGCTTATTTAAATGAAAAAAAAGAAATGATCAAAGAGCAAATTAAACTTGAAGAAGAGAGATTTTTAAGCACCATAGAAAAAGGCATAGAGCTTTTTAACGAAGAATTAGCTAAAACAAAAAGCATTTTTAGTGGCGAAGTTGCCTTTAAGCTTTATGATACCTATGGTTTCCCACTTGATTTAACGCAGGATATGTTAAGAGAAAAGGGACTAAGCGTTGATGAAGAGCGTTTTGAAAAATTAATGAAAGAGCAAAAAGAAAGAGCTAAAGCCGCTTGGAAGGGAAGCGGAGATAAAGCTGTGAGCGGAGATTTTAAAATTTTGCTAGAACGCTTTGGTAAAAATGAATTTGTGGGCTACACACAAAAAGCGTGCGAGAGTCAAATTTTAGTCCTTTTAGATGAAAATTTTAAAGTGCAAGAATGCTTAGGTAAGGGACAAACAGGCTGGGTCTTTTTAGACAAAACGCCTTTCTATGCAAATAGCGGCGGACAAGTGGGAGATAAGGGCTTTTTAGGCGAAAATGAAATTAGCGATACGCAAAAATTCTTTGAGCTTAACCTTAGCAAAATCACTGCC
Coding sequences within it:
- the hisS gene encoding histidine--tRNA ligase, which translates into the protein MINALKGMKDIEGKQAFYYTKIIKICEEVAQNYGFSFINTPHLELSKLFKRSVGESSDIVGKEMYEFIDKGGNEVCLRPEGTASAVRSYIEHKMDKSGSVKRWFYHGSMFRYERPQKGRLREFHQFGVESFGTASVYEDASLILMLIEIFRRLKIKFSLVINSLGCPLCLPSYKKDLVEFLERQEGFCEDCLRRKILNPIRILDCKNTHCQNLLQNAPLLGQKLCPSCQRDFTLLQTCLRENGVEFTLDDRLVRGLDYYSKSAFEFISDEIGAKAAIAGGGRYDRLIEYLGGKSGYGVGFALGIERLIVILEQKEEAQEREGIYLCALDETYVSNLLQISTKLRKNRKVFLSYEAKKLAKHLSNADSINAEIFLCMGENEAKNESLFYKNLNTKEEKQILISTLEQYL
- the alaS gene encoding alanine--tRNA ligase, with the translated sequence MDIRAEFLNFFASKGHEITPSSPLVPDDASLLFTNAGMVPFKSIFTGEVPRPNPARKTSCQTCIRAGGKHNDLDNVGYTARHHTFFEMLGNFSFGDYFKKEAIAYAWEFVTQVLKLPKERLYVTVHEKDDEAYTLWQAHIEKERIYQFGDKDNFWQMGDTGPCGPCSEIFYDQGEEHFHSNEDYMGGDGDRFLEIWNLVFMQYERSSDGTLSPLPKPSIDTGMGLERVVAIKEGKLSNFDSSLFMPLIDKIASLCGRAYKYENGASYRVIADHIRSSTFLLAQGVGFDKEGRGYVLRRILRRALRHGYLLGLKEPFMYKLVDVLCELMGGHYAYLNEKKEMIKEQIKLEEERFLSTIEKGIELFNEELAKTKSIFSGEVAFKLYDTYGFPLDLTQDMLREKGLSVDEERFEKLMKEQKERAKAAWKGSGDKAVSGDFKILLERFGKNEFVGYTQKACESQILVLLDENFKVQECLGKGQTGWVFLDKTPFYANSGGQVGDKGFLGENEISDTQKFFELNLSKITAKNELKQGQKLLAHIDEDKREQIARHHSATHLLHYALREILGSHIAQAGSLVEFNKLRFDFNHPKALNKEELEQIENLVNDMIISSHPALLEEMSLDEAKQSGAIALFSEKYESKVRVLSLGESKELCGGTHVNNSAEIGSFFILKESGVSAGVRRIEAVVSKAAHTYAKNALKELESLKTELKNNDVMSGILKLKNEILKLKNELKNSNQNELKSENVKGVQICIARVEKGDIKAMIDHFKNQFEKAIILLIQEKEGKISLAAGVKNTPLKAGDLVKNIAMILGGNGGGKDDFATAGGKDSSKIDIALKEAKNLIEKGL
- the tmk gene encoding dTMP kinase, with product MYVVLEGIDCVGKSTQMELLKPIYEDAIFTSEPGATQLGEHLRELLLNRPYPISSKAELLLFLADRNQHYEEILRENEQKLIISDRSIISGMAYAKNFDLDILFSLNDFALNGFFPQKAIFLRADESLLKERMGQKNLDDIEKRGTAYFINVQEKMEKVLNFLKFKIDLKILELDAKDSVENLHEKIKEFIND
- the coaD gene encoding pantetheine-phosphate adenylyltransferase; its protein translation is MTCLYPGSFDPITNGHLDVIKRALKIFDKVVVAIAQSEHKNPCFSLEKRKDLALLATQNLQNVEIITFTNLLVDLAKELEIKTVIRGLRAVSDFEYELQIGYANNALWSEFETVYLMPNLKNAFISSSIVRSIAAHGGDVSSLVPKEILPFLKEQTCM
- the hemH gene encoding ferrochelatase; the protein is MKLVLFLNMGGACNLKDCELFLKNMFNDPYILGIKNAFLRSFVAFCITKARVGAMRENYKQIGGSSPLNALTALLCEKLNARQKDFKFDFVNLYVPPFAKEVLRKYTLKKSDELILFPLYPHHSQTTTTTSLQSLHRAIKQQKIQAKIKEINFFYENELYNEMLINHILRANENYLPGHKKSLIFSAHSLPLSVIKRGDLYEEHIKAHIELLKPKLNPYFDEILLAYQSKLGPIKWLGPSTSEVLAKLKNEALIYPLSFCIDCVETIFELEIEYRKIATKDYKLITCPNESDEFVEFILKRLYS
- the speA gene encoding biosynthetic arginine decarboxylase — protein: MNSYGIDIWGDENFVIKNGKVCVNFGKKPAIIDMVKELRDDGYRGPLLLRFPHLIQKQIENIYGSFTKARKEFDYKGGFNAVYPLKVNQYPGFVKNLVKLGKDYNYGLEAGSKAELLLAMAYNNENSPITVNGFKDRELINIGFIAAEMGHNITLTIEGLNELEAIIDIAKERFKPKPNIGLRVRLHSAGVGIWAKSGGIHSKFGLTSTELIEAVNLLKENKLIEQFTMIHFHLGSQINEIHPLKKALNEAGNIYTELRKMGAKNLKAINLGGGLAVEYSQFKDEKSRNYTLREYANDVVFILKNIAEQKSDIEPDIFIESGRFVAASHAVLIAPVLELFSQEYAESKLILKKQNPKLIDELYDLYQNIKPSNALEYLHDSIDHLESILTLFDLGYVDLKDRSNAEILTQLISKKAILLLKDKPSADLIAIQNEVQERYLVNFSLFQSMPDFWGLKQNFPIIPLDRLDEKPTRSASIWDITCDSDGEISYSKDNPLLLHDVDVEKENYFLGFFLMGAYQEVLGMRHNLFTHPTEASVYIDENGYVLKDIIEAQSILDILEDLDYDIHAIMDILNERISKSKLVNEKQKKHILGELYLFLNDNGYLKSIGV